A stretch of DNA from Nitrospira sp. KM1:
AGAGTAACGAGGATTCCCTGATGGTGTGTACCCGATCATCCCGATGGCAGGAGGGGCATAGGTTTGCGGAGCCGTTTCAGCCTGATAAGCCACGGCTGAAGTAAAAATCGCCCCGAGCGCGACCTTTGCCTCTGCCTGCTTCGATTTCGCCTGGTAGGCAATAAAGTTCGGGATGGCGATCGCCGCCAAGATGCCGATGATCGCCACGACGATCATCAACTCGATCAGGGTAAAACCCTTTTGACCTTTCAACTGCTTACACATTGCTGCTCCTCCTTGTTGATGGTTCACTGACTGACACATTGTTTTCGTGCACACAGCGCTTTCACGGGTGCCGATTTCGTCTTGCCAGGCGAGGTAATAGCAGGTTCGATGCCTGGATCAGTGAACGGATCACGAATATCATAAAGTCTCCTATTACAATCACTTATGAAGTCGAATGGATGCAGGCCGGTTAGTCTTACTCTTCTAATCGATTCCAACTTTCGCCAAGACTTGCCAATATTTGTCTCAGCAACTCGGCGGTTCCCGCTGATGTCAACGGCGCGGGGCAATCAGTGGAATTGAAGGTCTACGGTAATGATTAGGACGGCTTGCACGGGGATGACGAGGTGCAGAGGGCGTGGGCGGAATTTCAAACTATTTGGAAGCGGCCTGCTATGAATGGAGTGGAGGAAGAGAACCTACTGAGACTGATGTTGTATCTGGCCCGATACGCGACGCTTAGCTTGTTGGATACGGTCTTCACTCACTGGATCACTCATCCCTTGTTCGCGAAAGCGATCCATCAGTTTAGTATTGGCTGGATCGAGCTCAAGCGCATGCAACCATGCCTCACGGGCATCATGGAACTTCTGTTGCTTGGCATATATATCGCCGAGATGTTCATAGATGACTGGATCATCACCGACAAGCGCAACAGCCCGCTTGATCTCCGTTAATGCTTCACTGAGCAAACCGGATTTGAAAAAAGCCCACCCGAGGCTATCCACGTAATAGCCATTTTCAGGCTTCAGGGCAACCGCCTGCTTGGTCAGCGAAATCGCCTGGTCAATTTTCACACCGCGCTCCGCATAGCTATATCCAAGGTAATTCAGCGCATCAGCATGGTGAGGGTCGAGCTTGATCGCCGCTTCCATCGAACGAACGACATCGTCAAACCGATTCAGCTTGTCGTACGCTGTCCCCAAATTGAAATGTAAATCGGCGCTCTTGGGATTATTTTTTATGCCCTCTTCAAATGCCTCGGCTGATTTTTCGTACTGTTCCTTTTGCAGATAGGTCAATCCCAAGACTATATGCGACTCCGGCTGTTTTGGATTCAAGGCAATCGCACGATTCAGATGCTCGATGGCCTCTGGAAACTGCTTGAGCCGGTAATACAGCACTCCAAGATGAATATGGCCATCCACAAAAGTCGGTTCGAGTTGCACGTTGAATGTATACGTTTCAATGGCCTTCTTTGTATCTTTTGACTCCTCATACAGGTAACCGAGATAGTCTCGAATCTTAAGTTCTGCCGGGCGAACCTTCAGGATTTGCTGGAGCCGGTCAATGGCTTTGGGATACTCCTTCTGCTCGCCATAAATCAACGCCACCCGAAGCTGCGCATCGAGATCGGATGGATCATCGGCCAATATGGCATCCAGCTCGGTCATTGCTCCGTTATAGTCCTTGCTTTCGACATAGAGACGGATGAGATGGTGCCTGATATCTCGGTTCTGCGGATTGATGGTCTGCAGATACTTCTTTAACACCGTGATGGCCCGGTCGCGTTCCTGTCTGGATTCGTAGACTGAAACGAGGGCCAGATATCCTGGTTCAAATGATGGATTCACGACAATGGATCGCTCGAAGCTTGCCATGGCCTCTTCCTGCTTCGATGCCTCGAGCAAAACTCGCCCAAAGTGATAGTGTCCGATGGCCGAATCCGGAGCTCTTTCAAGACCTGCTCGCATCGCGTCTTCCGCTTCGGGAATGCGTTTGAGATTCAGGAGGAGGAGTCCTTTCGCAAAGTACGCATCTGCCGTCGCCGGATCCTGTTCAATCGCTTTGTTCAGCAGAGCGATGGCTCGATCCCCCTGTCCGGCCCCAGAGAAGATTCCGGCCATTTGGATGAGAGAAGTCGTATCCTGCCCCATCCCCTCAGAGGCTTCTTCAGCAAAGCGCAGCGCGTTCGACATGTCCCCCAACGAAAAATAGAGTCCGGCGAGTCGAGCCTTGACCGATTGAGACGTGGGATCGGTTTTCAGCGCCGCCTGATATTCTTTCAAGGCTCGGTCCGTATCCTGAGCCAACTCAGCCTGATATCCCATCATGAAATGATAGGCAGCCGCCGCATCGAGCGGGCGCTGTGCCGGCGACGCTTTCTGAGCAGGTGCCACAGCGGCCGGAGTCGAGGGTTTGGGTGACGTGCCGCAGGCACCGAGTAGCATTGGGACCAGGAAAGGGATGACGGCAAAGGGGGCAGGCCTGTATCGCCGCGGACGATGCGCCTGCGTGTCCGGGAGAATCGAACAGGACGAAGTATAAGGAAGGCGGTACGGTGACACTCAGAGATTATACGGGGCGATACGGGCAGGGTCAAACGACTTCGCGATCGGCCAGGCTCTCAAATTTCGCAAATCGGTCATGGAAAAATAGCTCTTTCTTTCCAATCGGACCGTTACGATGTTTGCTGACGAGAATATCGGCAATGCCTTTGCGTTCTGAATTTTGATCGTATACCTCCTCTCGATAGATAAACATCACGACGTCAGCGTCTTGCTCGATGGCTCCGCTTTCTCGGAGATCCGCCAGCATTGGAATAGGCGGCTTCCGCGCTTCGACGGCTCTACTTAACTGTGAGAGCGCCACGACCGGGACATTCAGTTCCTTCGCCAGCGCCTTGAGTGAACGCGAAATATCGGAAATTTCTTGCTGGCGTGATTCAGCATCGCTGCGCCCCTGCATCAATTGGAGATAATCGACGATCAACAGATCCAACCCTCGCTCGGCTTTCAGCCGACGCGCTTTTCCCCGCATCTGCTGGACCGTAATCCCGCCTGTATCATCTATATAAATAGGAGCCTGCTCCAGCCGGCCGGCCGCTTCAGCCAGACGCCACCAGTCCTCTTTTTGCAACTTCCCGGTTCGAAGTGCGTGCGAGTCTACGCGCGCCTCTGAACTCAGCATGCGGAGCACAATCTGAGGTTTCGACATTTCCAGGCTGAAGATACCGACGGACGTGCCCGCATGCAGGGCGGCGTGAGCGGCCATGCCTAATACGAGGCTGGTTTTGCCCATGCTTGGGCGACCGGCAATGACCACGAGATCGGAGGGTTGCAGCCCGGCCGTAATGTCATCGAGATCGTAGAATCCAGTCGGCACACCGGTGACGTGCTCCTTCCGCTTTGAAAGCTTGTCAACCAGATCGAGACTTTCCTTGATGATGTGATTGATCGGGCTGAAGGATCGATCGAGCTTTCCCTGCGCGATGCTGAAGACGGAACGCTCGGCATAGTCCAACAGCTCATCGATCGGAGCCGTTCCCTCATAGCCGCGCGTGAGAACCTCCGTCGAGGTGTGGATCAATTCGCGGAGCAGTGCTTTATCCCGTACGATCTTGCTGTGATAGCGGATATTGGCGGAGCTCGGAACGATCTGGACAAGTTCGGCCAAATACGCCGCCCCGCCGACCACTTCCAATTCTCCCAGTGATTTGAGCCGCTCGGTCAACGTGATCTGATCGATCACCTCCCCGGATTCCGACAGCTCGACCATAGCATGATAAATTTTCTTGTGCGCCGTGCGGTAAAAGTTTTCCTCGGAAATCAACTCCATGGCCTTGGCCATGGCCTGATTATCGAGCAAGACGGCGCCCAATACCGATTGCTCGGCTTCCAGATTTTGTGGCGGCAGTTTCGGCTGGGACAAATCGACGTTCGGCATCGACTTCATGACCCGTTCCGTCGAAAATGGGACGATCGATCTGCGGCTGCCTTTATCAGCTCCGTCAATGCCATCCTCTTCACATCAGGCGAGTGTGTCGACCTCCGTCGCGTGGAAGAGCGGACCGGCGATAGGTGCAGGGTCACAACACTATCCTGATCCACCCCCGGAACTCCTGTCACGACTACAGTTCCCGCACGCTGGGTCAATCCCGCCGAACGGGCTTGTTCAATGAATGTGCGCCGGTTCCCTGAAATCATGTGCACGACCACCCGATGCTGATGATTCCGCAACCGATCCGCGATGTCATGGATGCGGCCTGAGAACTGGGACGGCCCTGCCACCAAGTACTCGACGCGAGCACATTCCTCCGCTTCCAAAGGAAATTTCAATGCCCGAAAGAGTCTATCGACATCCAGCGCGAAGCCGGTGGACGGCAGCGGCCTGCCGAAGCGACCAATGAGATGATCGTAACGGCCTCCGCCGCCTAATTCGGCTCCAATGCCTGCGGTGAAAATGTCGAAGACAATCCCATCGTAGTAGTCGAACCCGCGAAATTCGCCGAGGTCCAGGAGCAAGAACTCGCGATGACCAACCGCGCACAACGATTCATGGACTTCAGCCAGACGATCCAACGAGAGCAGTAATTCCCGATCGCCGCCGGACAGCACTCTGCCCCGTTGAAGGACCTCTTTGAGTCCGGTGAGTTCCGGCGCTTCTCGAATCGCCCTCGCAACTGACCGGCCAATCCGTTCGCCGGCAAGAATTTCCTCCAAACGAGGAAGGTCCTTTCTTGCCGCAGCCTGCTCCGCCGCCTTTTGACCGCGCAGCGACAGTCCTGATTTCATGAGCAGCCGCTTGAGAAAACCGACATGTCCCAGGGAGATCGTAAAGTCGGAAAGACCAATGGTCTTGAGACATTCAATCAAAAGAC
This window harbors:
- the dnaB gene encoding replicative DNA helicase, with product MKSMPNVDLSQPKLPPQNLEAEQSVLGAVLLDNQAMAKAMELISEENFYRTAHKKIYHAMVELSESGEVIDQITLTERLKSLGELEVVGGAAYLAELVQIVPSSANIRYHSKIVRDKALLRELIHTSTEVLTRGYEGTAPIDELLDYAERSVFSIAQGKLDRSFSPINHIIKESLDLVDKLSKRKEHVTGVPTGFYDLDDITAGLQPSDLVVIAGRPSMGKTSLVLGMAAHAALHAGTSVGIFSLEMSKPQIVLRMLSSEARVDSHALRTGKLQKEDWWRLAEAAGRLEQAPIYIDDTGGITVQQMRGKARRLKAERGLDLLIVDYLQLMQGRSDAESRQQEISDISRSLKALAKELNVPVVALSQLSRAVEARKPPIPMLADLRESGAIEQDADVVMFIYREEVYDQNSERKGIADILVSKHRNGPIGKKELFFHDRFAKFESLADREVV
- a CDS encoding type IV pilin protein, translating into MCKQLKGQKGFTLIELMIVVAIIGILAAIAIPNFIAYQAKSKQAEAKVALGAIFTSAVAYQAETAPQTYAPPAIGMIGYTPSGNPRYSFWYAVDLTTGGPGPGTPTPFPGAPAVVAGSCNTGSAPATGATVAASPTGFTAGAIGNVDGDVACDEWHMNDQRALTNDKNDVSATT
- the hisZ gene encoding ATP phosphoribosyltransferase regulatory subunit, coding for MVPAPSKSGPLSGHSASFRERSLVPVGVATILPHAAQQVRRLETRLIDQIARWGYDEIILPTFEYLDVLAPGLEAELLETCYQFVDRTTGRTLLLRPDATAQVARTMAMGLTGTTLPQRLSYRTSVFRYEPEHAGRGREIFQIGAELVGISDVAGDHEVISLLIECLKTIGLSDFTISLGHVGFLKRLLMKSGLSLRGQKAAEQAAARKDLPRLEEILAGERIGRSVARAIREAPELTGLKEVLQRGRVLSGGDRELLLSLDRLAEVHESLCAVGHREFLLLDLGEFRGFDYYDGIVFDIFTAGIGAELGGGGRYDHLIGRFGRPLPSTGFALDVDRLFRALKFPLEAEECARVEYLVAGPSQFSGRIHDIADRLRNHQHRVVVHMISGNRRTFIEQARSAGLTQRAGTVVVTGVPGVDQDSVVTLHLSPVRSSTRRRSTHSPDVKRMALTELIKAAADRSSHFRRNGS
- a CDS encoding tetratricopeptide repeat protein, producing the protein MLLGACGTSPKPSTPAAVAPAQKASPAQRPLDAAAAYHFMMGYQAELAQDTDRALKEYQAALKTDPTSQSVKARLAGLYFSLGDMSNALRFAEEASEGMGQDTTSLIQMAGIFSGAGQGDRAIALLNKAIEQDPATADAYFAKGLLLLNLKRIPEAEDAMRAGLERAPDSAIGHYHFGRVLLEASKQEEAMASFERSIVVNPSFEPGYLALVSVYESRQERDRAITVLKKYLQTINPQNRDIRHHLIRLYVESKDYNGAMTELDAILADDPSDLDAQLRVALIYGEQKEYPKAIDRLQQILKVRPAELKIRDYLGYLYEESKDTKKAIETYTFNVQLEPTFVDGHIHLGVLYYRLKQFPEAIEHLNRAIALNPKQPESHIVLGLTYLQKEQYEKSAEAFEEGIKNNPKSADLHFNLGTAYDKLNRFDDVVRSMEAAIKLDPHHADALNYLGYSYAERGVKIDQAISLTKQAVALKPENGYYVDSLGWAFFKSGLLSEALTEIKRAVALVGDDPVIYEHLGDIYAKQQKFHDAREAWLHALELDPANTKLMDRFREQGMSDPVSEDRIQQAKRRVSGQIQHQSQ